From Nitrososphaerales archaeon:
AGTTCGCAGAACAGGAGTTCGATTGGCTGGAGGGGTTCTTGGAGAACGCGAGGGCCGACTGGACGGAGAAGGAGTTCAGGGAGTCCCTCGGCGCCTACTTTGACAGGATGCTCTCCCTCATGCGCCCAGTGTCAAAGCTAGACGACTTGAGATAGAGTGATGAACCGTCAAGGTGGCAGCGGAGTGAGCTGGGCGAAGCTCATAGTGGTGGTGGCGGTGATCGGCGCGGCCGCATTCGGGCTCTTCCTCGGCTACCTCGCCTACACCAACGACAGCTTCCCGACGCAGGAGAAACCATTCGCCGAATACGCTTCCGTCGTCGCCACGAACTTCAACGGAACCGAGTTCTACCTCAAGGTCCAGTGGACTTCGACGGGAAACTTCACGCCCTTCTACGCACAGCTGACGTCGCCAACGACGGACGCGGCGAACACGCCCGTCTGCAGTCTGGGCATAACTTCGGTAGTCAAGGGACAGATAATTGACCTGCCGTTCAAGATCAGCGCGCCCAGAACGTCGGTCAGCAGCGTCGACCTTGCGATTGCGGTGCGGTCGAACGTGAACATGACGGAGTTCACAATAGTCTACCATGTGGACCAGGTGACAGCCCAGCCCGGCAATATCTATCCGTCAGCTTTCGCGTGCGAGCAGCCTCAGGGCTCGAGCATGTGAGCCGCTAGGAAAGTTTCTTCCTTACGGCGTGATACTCCTCCAGAAGGGCCGCCTTCTCGTTCTCTCCGGCGAATGCCCCCATGATGGAGTTGGTTACGAGGATGTCCAAAGCGTCGAGGCCGAAGCGGTAGGCCCTGCACACACTGATCAAGACGTCAGATACGCACCCCCTGGGCCACAGGGCTGGGTCGTCCGAGTTGACTGTGACACAGACGCCCTCCTTCAGCAGCCTGTCGATGGCCAAGTCCGAGGGGCCACGAATCTTCCCGAGGACCATGTTCGAGACGGGGTTCATCTCTATCGTAACCGACCTTTCCATCGCCAGACTGACTAAGGATTCGTCCTTGGCCAGGTCTATCGCGTGGCCCACGCGCTGGGCCCCGATGTCGGAGATGGCCGTCCTGATGTTCTTCAGGTTCTGCTCCACTGAGCCTGCGCCCTCTCCGGCGTGCACCGTGACCTTCAGCCCACCGTCTGCCGCCAGCTTGAAGGCTCCGCGGAACTTCTCAGGCGGGTTCCCTGCCTCGGGGCCACCGAGGTCTAGGGCCACTACTGAGCGGCTCCCCGCAGCCACCTT
This genomic window contains:
- the add gene encoding adenosine deaminase: MAAPSASVIRSLPKCDLHSHIDGSIPLGELFRIARRHRRTITTQSGTEIDSVSAFARHVKGPGYDSMLENIVERFYPITNLMQTPEILRDVGRSYVAGLKRDNIAYAEGRFAPQYHTKESLPLEEVIESMAEGLAEGCERYGVKVKLIVAIGRESKPEFGQKVAKVAAGSRSVVALDLGGPEAGNPPEKFRGAFKLAADGGLKVTVHAGEGAGSVEQNLKNIRTAISDIGAQRVGHAIDLAKDESLVSLAMERSVTIEMNPVSNMVLGKIRGPSDLAIDRLLKEGVCVTVNSDDPALWPRGCVSDVLISVCRAYRFGLDALDILVTNSIMGAFAGENEKAALLEEYHAVRKKLS